The region GGTAGACCGCATCCAACATCGAAGGAAAATTTTTGACTATACTCCCCGAAAGAAACGAGATCATATTGTTCTTCGCTGGTGAGAGCGACTTGCAGGCCTCCCTGCAATAGAATCTTAACGTCGGTCGTGGCAGCTCCAGCGAAGCAAAGGCGACTGGTCTGATTCACAATTGGTTCACCTGTAATAGGTTGTGAAAATGACGGTGCCCAAACATCAACGTGCTCAAATGGCACGTTGTGTCGCTGCATGTATACGGCAACTCGCTCGACGAATGGGGAGGTATTGTACTTGGCAGAGGATTTGTTGAAGCCACTGCAATGTCGCTTGTTTCTGTGCGAGCCAGCGAGAGAATCAGTATCAGACAGAGAAGAGTCGGCGTCAATAAAAACACCATTCTGTGGATCCATTGTATCTCTATGCAACGCTTGTCCCATCATTCTCTTACGGCGCGCCAACCGTGCGGCGTCCTTTTCGTGAGATTCTCGCcggtccatttcttccacacTGGTCAGCCAGGCATCCGCATCTAATTTTTGACCAATACCGAGGCAAAAAGAACTAAAAAGCTCACGCCATTCCTTTTGCATGTGAAAGCGAATCTCGGAACGCTCCATGTTGCACCGAATCGAGGCGAAGAATTTGCTCTCGAGTTGTGAAAACTCTCGAGCACGCTCGTCTTCCACAATGTAACCCAGTGTTCGCTGATACTGTCGAGACGAAAGGCGAGCgtttttcattttcttggtCAGTCTAGACTGCTTTGATTTGAGCATGTTGGACAGAAAATCGTTCAATTTGATTCCGTCCGGGATTGGAATCAGGCCAGCTAGAACATGACGGGGCCAGTCGACGTGAGACGATTTTTCGTTCGGTAATAGGTTTTGAGGAACAAATTATGGACTTACCTTCAAAGAGTTCGATCAGCTGATCGCAATATTCCGTTTCTTCCGTCGTCCAGCGTCCCGTGCGCAGTTCGTTGGACTCGGCAGCATTCGACTTTCCAAGTTCGTCGTTCGTTCCCTCTCGCGCGTTCAAGAGCGGGTTCAGGCGCGTCACCGTTGCGTTCAACCGCTTCTTGCCTCGTTTGTCCGAGAGCCTGGTGTTGGCGGCTTCGGCCTGCGCACGATCAATTTCGTTAAAGGCCATGGGAATCAAACGAAGTCCCGTGGCGGGTTGATGGCAAACGGGACAAGTGTCGATCAGCTTATTCTCGGAAACACCACAACAACGCTGAAGAAAAAGCGAATGAATGTATCGGTGAGATGGTGTTGTTTTACCGAAGCTACGGCAGACGAAAATCCTTGTGTACCGAAACGCCATGGATTCCTTTGGACAAGAACGTCCCAATCTGTACCTACCGTGTGCATGCAACAGTTGCAAGGAACACACTGAATGTCGCATCCTCCGACACCGCATCGgttgcagcagcagcacgACAATCCGTCCGGGGCCTGCTCGCAATTCGGAGGCGGCGGTAACTCAAAGCCTAGAATGCTATCGGGAAAGAACGCTTCCATGGTCGTTTCGGCACAATTGCGTAGGATGGGAGGTCATCCTTTGCGACGCAGCGTTCCGATAGTGAGCTGGACAAGTTGTCGGACTCACTGACAGGCGGTGTCACGCTGTCAGGCTGTGTCGGTTAGCTCGGAATGTCACCGGACGCACTACCGGTAGCTTTTCTTCTACTTGCGGAACACAATTAACGGTAAATATCTCCGAATATCAGAACCGAAGCATGGACCTCCTCCGCGTTTCGATCTTTCCGTGGATAT is a window of Phaeodactylum tricornutum CCAP 1055/1 chromosome 28, whole genome shotgun sequence DNA encoding:
- a CDS encoding predicted protein; this translates as MEAFFPDSILGFELPPPPNCEQAPDGLSCCCCNRCGVGGCDIQCVPCNCCMHTRCCGVSENKLIDTCPVCHQPATGLRLIPMAFNEIDRAQAEAANTRLSDKRGKKRLNATVTRLNPLLNAREGTNDELGKSNAAESNELRTGRWTTEETEYCDQLIELFEAGLIPIPDGIKLNDFLSNMLKSKQSRLTKKMKNARLSSRQYQRTLGYIVEDERAREFSQLESKFFASIRCNMERSEIRFHMQKEWRELFSSFCLGIGQKLDADAWLTSVEEMDRRESHEKDAARLARRKRMMGQALHRDTMDPQNGVFIDADSSLSDTDSLAGSHRNKRHCSGFNKSSAKYNTSPFVERVAVYMQRHNVPFEHVDVWAPSFSQPITGEPIVNQTSRLCFAGAATTDVKILLQGGLQVALTSEEQYDLVSFGEYSQKFSFDVGCGLPGRVYSSGASSWEQGIQNAPSTAFERIGGASQWGIQTVLCIPVPSPNVGRLIVVFYSLYDRVQDQDMVVRIIDELSAFLVDYQLMPSPRWKLTVDIGSLRRKMPSDQTAISEEDACIDELLALIRVHTPADKSSPMALYLPGFTALRMLLTKSSLLERDDILLKAILRTYKKRKHSGQAGVDIAWTIARDFMVMSKQQMMVSNSSESNTTNTALVHCGCTTNGVSDYSPSSGCCPPNSIHIDSNIRFTSFPPKVAGCCTPGNEFDSQNSSRGYTPPTSRYSRASQPNFFPSQQPSITNGVPKTKDLKTTSNVMISLQLPALAQSLPQAASHETSTVPVGLNSNTLSTEQLSACLDINHSSLFAIGYLIYISSPSTKFATIAEKLL